Proteins from a single region of Synechococcus sp. WH 8109:
- a CDS encoding DEAD/DEAH box helicase translates to MSLLHATWLPAIRTSSSSGQPALLVWADTWRVATPEGPGLTPALHPFTLSHDDLRAWLSERDLLPGGSIDATACLTLPSRTVKPRKSRSKKEEPTPEPSGWTGLPMQAGEPIPKQTEWWPWQVQGLAVEPSAATEWLSRLPLSGTNPDLADELRWWSHLQRWALSLVARGRWIPQMELSKGEGYPHRARWVPLLNREEDRRRLEDLAASLPLVATCALPWREPLGRRSNRTTRLRPEAMRAANPVASCRPRSGRLRVATLLEDLVDAQLRKDFEPSTDGLDPLLTLWQEALGSETGVIEIGDEEAERLATASHHWREGIAGGFAAARTCLELHTPTDGEDLWELRFGLQAEADPSLKLPAAAAWASGAEMLQLGEIQVDQPGEVLLEGLGRALTVFPPIERGLESATPDTMQLTPAEAFVLVRTAARQLRDAGVGVELPPSLSGGLASRLGLAIKAELPERSRGFTLGECLDWEWDLMIGGVTLTLRELERLSGKRSPLVRHKGAWIELRPNDLKNAERFCGAKPELSLDDALRLTGTEGELLMRMPVHRFEAGPRLQSVLEQYHQQKAPDPLPAPEGFSGQLRPYQERGLGWLAFLHRFDQGACLADDMGLGKTIQLLAFLQHLKAEQELKRPVLLVAPTSVLTNWRREAESFTPELKVTEHYGPRRPSTPAELKKTLKEVDLVLTSYGLLQRDSELLETQDWQGVVIDEAQAIKNPGAKQSQAARDLARAGRSKSNRFRIALTGTPVENRVSELWALMDFLNPKVLGEEDFFRQRYRMPIERYGDMSSLRDLKGRVGPFILRRLKTDKTIISDLPEKVELSEWVGLSKEQKSLYSKTVEDTLDAIARAPRGQRHGQVLALLTRLKQICNHPALAMSEGAVDDGFLGRSAKLQRLEEILDEVIEAGDRALLFTQFAEWGHLLQAWMQQRWKSEVPFLHGGTRKSERQAMVDRFQEDPRGPQLFLLSLKAGGVGLNLTRASHVFHIDRWWNPAVENQATDRAYRIGQTNRVMVHKFITSGSVEEKIDRMIREKSRLAEDVIGSGEDWLGSLGGDQLRDLVALEDT, encoded by the coding sequence ATGAGCCTGCTGCACGCCACCTGGCTTCCCGCCATCCGCACCTCCAGCAGTTCCGGTCAACCGGCACTGCTCGTTTGGGCTGACACCTGGCGGGTGGCCACACCGGAAGGCCCCGGCCTCACCCCCGCGCTGCACCCATTCACCCTCAGCCATGACGACCTCAGGGCCTGGCTGAGCGAACGCGACCTTTTGCCGGGCGGCAGCATTGATGCCACAGCCTGTCTCACTCTGCCGAGCCGCACGGTGAAGCCGCGCAAAAGCCGGAGCAAAAAAGAGGAGCCAACGCCGGAACCATCGGGCTGGACCGGGCTACCGATGCAGGCCGGCGAACCGATCCCCAAGCAAACCGAATGGTGGCCCTGGCAGGTGCAGGGGCTCGCGGTGGAACCATCGGCTGCCACGGAGTGGCTGTCCAGATTGCCCCTCTCGGGCACCAATCCAGACCTGGCTGACGAACTGCGCTGGTGGAGCCATCTGCAGCGCTGGGCCCTGAGCCTGGTGGCCCGGGGCCGCTGGATTCCCCAGATGGAGCTCAGCAAAGGGGAGGGCTATCCCCATCGAGCCCGTTGGGTGCCGCTGCTCAACCGGGAAGAAGACCGGCGACGACTGGAGGATCTGGCAGCCAGCCTGCCGCTGGTGGCCACCTGTGCCTTGCCCTGGCGGGAACCCCTGGGGCGCCGCAGCAACCGCACCACCCGGTTGCGACCGGAGGCCATGCGGGCCGCCAACCCGGTGGCCAGCTGCCGGCCCCGCAGCGGACGCCTGCGGGTGGCGACGCTGCTGGAAGACCTGGTGGACGCGCAGCTGCGCAAGGACTTTGAACCATCCACGGATGGACTCGATCCCCTGCTGACCCTCTGGCAGGAGGCCCTGGGGTCGGAGACCGGAGTGATCGAGATCGGCGATGAAGAAGCCGAACGCCTGGCCACCGCCAGCCATCACTGGAGGGAGGGCATCGCCGGCGGATTTGCCGCGGCCCGCACCTGCCTTGAACTGCACACCCCAACGGATGGGGAGGATCTCTGGGAGCTGCGCTTCGGCTTGCAGGCGGAAGCCGACCCCAGCCTGAAACTCCCGGCCGCCGCAGCCTGGGCCTCCGGCGCCGAGATGCTGCAACTGGGGGAGATCCAAGTGGATCAACCGGGCGAAGTGCTGCTGGAGGGCCTGGGACGGGCCCTGACGGTGTTCCCACCGATCGAACGGGGGCTGGAGAGCGCGACGCCGGACACGATGCAGCTGACCCCGGCCGAAGCCTTCGTGCTGGTGCGCACGGCTGCCCGTCAGCTGCGGGATGCCGGCGTTGGGGTGGAGCTGCCGCCCAGCCTCTCCGGCGGCCTGGCCAGCCGGCTGGGCCTGGCTATCAAGGCCGAACTTCCAGAACGCTCTCGCGGCTTCACCCTGGGCGAATGTCTTGACTGGGAGTGGGATCTGATGATCGGCGGGGTGACGCTCACCCTGCGGGAACTGGAGCGCCTGAGCGGCAAGCGCAGCCCCCTGGTGAGACACAAGGGGGCCTGGATCGAACTGCGGCCGAACGACCTCAAGAACGCCGAACGCTTCTGTGGAGCGAAACCGGAACTGAGCCTCGACGACGCGCTGCGGCTGACGGGAACGGAAGGGGAACTGCTGATGCGGATGCCGGTGCACCGCTTCGAGGCCGGCCCGCGGCTGCAATCGGTGCTGGAGCAATACCACCAGCAGAAGGCCCCCGACCCCCTGCCGGCTCCCGAGGGATTTAGCGGTCAGCTGCGGCCCTATCAGGAGCGTGGCCTCGGCTGGCTCGCCTTCCTGCACCGCTTCGACCAGGGGGCCTGCCTGGCTGACGACATGGGCCTGGGCAAAACTATCCAGCTGCTGGCGTTTCTGCAGCACCTCAAAGCGGAGCAGGAACTGAAGCGCCCTGTGCTGCTGGTGGCTCCCACCTCGGTGCTCACCAACTGGCGACGGGAGGCGGAATCGTTCACCCCGGAGTTGAAGGTCACCGAGCATTACGGCCCCCGCCGCCCCTCCACACCCGCCGAACTCAAAAAAACGTTGAAGGAGGTGGATCTGGTTCTCACCAGCTACGGACTGCTGCAGCGGGACAGCGAACTGCTGGAAACCCAGGACTGGCAGGGGGTGGTGATTGACGAAGCCCAGGCGATCAAGAATCCCGGCGCCAAACAGAGCCAGGCCGCCAGGGATTTGGCCCGCGCCGGCCGCAGCAAGAGCAACCGCTTCCGCATCGCCCTCACCGGCACCCCCGTGGAGAACCGGGTGAGCGAACTGTGGGCCTTGATGGACTTCCTCAACCCCAAGGTGCTGGGGGAAGAGGACTTCTTCCGCCAGCGCTACCGGATGCCAATCGAACGGTATGGCGACATGTCGTCCCTGCGGGACCTCAAAGGCCGCGTGGGTCCGTTCATCCTGCGCCGGCTGAAAACCGACAAAACGATCATTTCCGACCTGCCGGAGAAGGTAGAGCTGAGCGAATGGGTGGGGTTGAGCAAAGAGCAGAAATCCCTGTACAGCAAGACCGTGGAAGACACCCTCGATGCCATTGCGCGGGCACCGCGCGGGCAGCGCCACGGGCAGGTGCTGGCCCTGCTCACCCGGCTGAAACAGATCTGCAACCATCCCGCCCTGGCCATGAGCGAAGGGGCCGTGGACGATGGCTTCCTAGGCCGTTCGGCCAAGCTGCAGCGGCTTGAGGAAATCCTCGATGAGGTGATCGAAGCGGGGGATCGGGCCCTGCTGTTCACCCAGTTCGCCGAATGGGGGCATCTGCTGCAGGCCTGGATGCAGCAGCGCTGGAAATCAGAGGTGCCCTTCCTGCACGGCGGCACCCGCAAGAGCGAGCGCCAGGCGATGGTGGATCGCTTCCAGGAGGATCCCCGAGGTCCGCAGTTGTTCCTGCTCTCGTTGAAAGCTGGTGGTGTGGGCCTCAACCTCACCCGGGCCAGCCACGTGTTCCACATCGACCGCTGGTGGAACCCGGCTGTGGAGAACCAGGCCACCGACCGGGCCTATCGGATCGGCCAGACCAACCGGGTGATGGTGCACAAATTCATCACCAGCGGCTCGGTGGAGGAAAAAATCGATCGCATGATCCGCGAGAAATCACGCCTGGCTGAGGATGTGATCGGCTCCGGCGAGGATTGGCTGGGAAGCCTCGGTGGCGATCAATTGCGCGATCTCGTCGCCTTGGAGGACACCTGA
- a CDS encoding SWIM zinc finger family protein codes for MTLSNGNSNGITAIGDDGLGQQPWWVEQWMELINGYRFKKRLERAWGYAREGHVTSIRFEGRRVHARVQGTDEAPYKVKLWLDVLNDEDWDYVLEALTQKARWSAQLLAGIMPSDIERAFAASGKRLFPFKLQEVRSECSCPDKANPCKHISAVYFLMGDRFSEDPFVLFQLRGRNRARLLEDLAEHRRKALAERAAAAKEESKASTAEEATPLPPHAAVQDPALWWRYNRSLDGDLVVITPAMEGDTGLDAAGELPLAEDPRFADARSTFLNNLKAHGQASAQKAMLQAMAAGS; via the coding sequence ATGACCCTCAGCAACGGCAACAGCAACGGCATCACCGCCATCGGTGACGACGGCCTGGGCCAACAGCCCTGGTGGGTGGAGCAGTGGATGGAGCTGATCAACGGCTACCGCTTCAAGAAACGATTGGAACGGGCCTGGGGCTACGCCCGAGAAGGCCATGTGACCTCGATCCGCTTCGAAGGCCGCCGCGTGCATGCCCGCGTCCAGGGCACCGACGAAGCGCCCTACAAGGTGAAGCTCTGGCTGGACGTGCTCAACGATGAGGACTGGGACTATGTGCTGGAAGCGCTGACCCAGAAAGCCCGCTGGTCGGCCCAGCTGCTGGCGGGGATCATGCCCTCCGACATCGAACGGGCCTTCGCCGCCAGCGGCAAACGCCTGTTCCCGTTCAAATTGCAGGAGGTGCGCAGCGAGTGCAGCTGCCCGGACAAAGCCAACCCCTGCAAACACATCAGCGCGGTGTATTTCCTGATGGGGGATCGCTTCAGCGAAGACCCCTTCGTGCTGTTCCAACTGCGGGGCCGCAACCGGGCTCGGCTGCTGGAAGATCTGGCGGAACACCGCCGCAAGGCCCTGGCGGAGCGGGCGGCGGCAGCCAAGGAGGAGAGCAAAGCCAGCACAGCTGAAGAGGCAACACCGCTGCCGCCCCATGCGGCGGTGCAGGACCCGGCCCTGTGGTGGCGCTACAACCGCAGCCTCGATGGCGACCTGGTGGTGATCACTCCAGCGATGGAGGGCGACACGGGCCTCGATGCCGCCGGTGAGCTTCCGCTGGCGGAAGACCCACGCTTCGCCGATGCGCGCAGCACCTTCCTGAACAACCTCAAGGCCCATGGTCAGGCCAGTGCCCAGAAGGCGATGCTGCAGGCCATGGCAGCCGGCAGCTGA
- a CDS encoding MEKHLA domain-containing protein — translation MAHEAAWLTAEKQGLAAVLLQSHKQAFSRPLIASAQPGQPKQLLCQNLFACGFPVLAHGTEQDPKLSYANAAALQLWETRWNELIGMHSRLTAPNSERGQRSKALGQAKRLEAVQNYRGIRISRKGRRFMINKARIWTLRNAEERVCGQAACFSDWWWL, via the coding sequence ATGGCCCATGAAGCCGCCTGGCTCACCGCCGAAAAACAAGGTCTCGCCGCGGTGCTGCTTCAATCGCATAAACAGGCCTTCAGCAGGCCGCTGATCGCTTCCGCCCAACCGGGCCAGCCAAAGCAGCTGCTTTGCCAGAACCTGTTCGCCTGCGGCTTTCCAGTGCTGGCCCACGGCACGGAGCAGGATCCCAAGCTCAGTTACGCCAACGCTGCGGCCCTGCAGCTGTGGGAAACACGCTGGAATGAACTGATCGGCATGCACTCACGGCTGACTGCACCAAACAGCGAACGGGGGCAACGCAGCAAAGCCTTGGGGCAGGCCAAACGCCTCGAAGCCGTTCAGAACTATCGCGGCATTCGCATCAGCCGCAAAGGGCGGCGATTCATGATCAACAAGGCCCGGATCTGGACCCTTCGGAATGCAGAAGAGCGGGTCTGCGGCCAGGCGGCCTGCTTCAGCGACTGGTGGTGGCTTTAA
- a CDS encoding Hsp20/alpha crystallin family protein, which translates to MLTLRQSPFDLFERLEQQLATAERVPNAEIRETETSYTVQLELPGVDRDSIDVKATDRNLVISAERPATGSDDSNAPLLSEFRSGTWSRSFRFPQSLDRDQLKASYRDGILEINAGKAVEHTSVSVKVES; encoded by the coding sequence ATGCTGACCCTTCGCCAATCCCCCTTCGATCTGTTCGAGCGTCTCGAGCAGCAACTGGCCACCGCTGAGCGCGTTCCCAACGCCGAAATCCGCGAAACCGAAACCAGTTACACCGTGCAGCTGGAACTGCCCGGGGTGGACCGGGATTCGATCGACGTCAAGGCCACCGATCGCAACCTGGTGATCAGCGCCGAACGCCCAGCCACAGGCAGCGACGACAGCAACGCACCGCTGCTGAGCGAATTCCGCAGCGGCACCTGGAGCCGCAGCTTCCGTTTCCCCCAGAGCCTCGATCGCGACCAGCTGAAGGCCAGCTATCGGGACGGCATTCTTGAAATCAACGCCGGCAAAGCGGTGGAACACACCAGCGTTTCGGTGAAGGTGGAGAGCTGA
- a CDS encoding divalent metal cation transporter produces the protein MASSTLRRSIGPGILLAGACIGGSHLMSSTTAGARFGFALVGLILLTNLIKYPFLRVGTRFTAATGLSLLEGFQKRNPLYLPLYLVVSLVTGTFTIAAVSFVAGLLLTNIPLLAGLDPYGLSIAVLAVSGLVLLLGHYRALDRLSKLLVVLLTLLTGVAAASLLIRGPVGDVAASWVSTDPSPWTLANLAFLIPLMGWMPGPVEMCVWPSLWMFSRARDTEHTATPKEAEFDFNLGYGVTVVTAMFSTTLTCLDAYPRSIAAIQGLLRHHDSGDSAPGPMQRRFDIWVIVHFLAAVLALVVAKSGGIGVKDFVFGAMTGSFLTAPLFAWMAMDTINSPLVPVDHRYGRFTQAFCWFGLVFFSGFSLLFIGRFFLGLGG, from the coding sequence ATGGCGTCATCGACGCTGCGACGCAGCATTGGACCCGGGATCCTCTTGGCCGGTGCCTGCATCGGTGGATCCCACTTGATGTCGTCCACCACGGCGGGCGCCCGATTCGGCTTTGCGCTGGTGGGCCTGATCCTGCTCACCAATCTGATCAAGTACCCGTTCCTGCGCGTGGGCACCCGCTTCACAGCGGCCACCGGGTTGTCGCTGCTGGAGGGTTTCCAGAAACGCAATCCCCTCTACCTGCCGCTGTACCTGGTGGTGAGTCTGGTCACCGGCACCTTCACCATCGCGGCGGTGAGTTTTGTGGCGGGGCTGCTGCTCACCAATATTCCTCTGCTGGCGGGGCTGGACCCCTACGGACTATCCATCGCCGTGCTGGCGGTGAGTGGCCTGGTGCTGCTGCTGGGGCATTACCGGGCGCTCGACCGTCTCTCCAAGCTCTTGGTGGTGCTGCTCACCCTGCTCACGGGGGTTGCGGCTGCATCACTGCTGATCCGCGGCCCCGTCGGCGATGTGGCGGCCAGTTGGGTCAGCACTGATCCCAGCCCCTGGACCCTGGCCAACCTGGCCTTCTTGATTCCCCTGATGGGCTGGATGCCCGGACCAGTGGAGATGTGCGTCTGGCCATCGTTGTGGATGTTCTCCCGTGCGCGCGACACCGAGCACACCGCAACGCCGAAGGAGGCCGAGTTCGATTTCAACCTCGGCTATGGCGTCACCGTCGTAACGGCCATGTTCAGCACCACCCTCACCTGCCTGGATGCCTATCCCCGCAGCATTGCGGCGATCCAGGGCTTGCTGCGTCATCACGACAGTGGGGATTCAGCACCTGGGCCCATGCAGCGTCGCTTCGACATCTGGGTGATCGTGCATTTCCTGGCCGCTGTGCTCGCGCTGGTGGTGGCCAAGAGCGGCGGGATCGGCGTGAAGGATTTCGTCTTTGGGGCGATGACCGGCAGTTTCCTCACCGCTCCTCTGTTCGCCTGGATGGCGATGGACACGATCAACAGCCCCTTGGTTCCTGTGGATCACCGTTATGGTCGGTTCACCCAGGCCTTCTGCTGGTTTGGCCTAGTGTTTTTCAGTGGCTTCAGCCTGCTGTTCATCGGTCGCTTCTTCCTTGGCCTCGGCGGCTGA
- a CDS encoding diflavin flavoprotein has protein sequence MVVAPAATKLSLQCEAIAADTSTIRSLDWDRSRFDIEFGLRNGTTYNAFLVRGERTALIDTSHAKFRDTWIPLLKEQIDPTTIDVLIVSHTEPDHSGLIGDLIDLNPEIEIVGSKVALQFLKDQVHRPFKSRAVKSGEELDLGTNPDSGIQHRFEFLSAPNLHWPDTIFSFDHGTGILYTCDAFGLHYCSEDVFDADPGAIAPDFRFYYDCLMGPNARSVLQALKRMDGLPEINTIAVGHGPLLRHHLSHWISDYREWSGQRSKGESYAAVCYLSQYGFSDRISQAIAHGIGKADSQVQLVDLRATDPQELTALVGDAKAVVVPTWPAEPEPDLQASIGTLLAALHPKQLVGVYDAFGGNDEPIDAVADQLRSQGQKQAFSPLRIKQLPQGSDYQRCEESGTDLGQLLTKEKTIAAMKSLDGDLDKALGRISGGLYVVTASQGEGESQRRSAMVASWVSQASFTPPGLTIAVAKDRAIEALMQVGDRFVLNVLRQDNHQQLMRHFLKRFPPGADRFAGVNVLEGTADGGPVLADSLAFLGCRVEQRMEGPDHWIIYAVVEQGNVADAEASTAVHHRKVGNHY, from the coding sequence ATGGTCGTTGCTCCCGCTGCTACGAAGCTGTCGCTGCAGTGCGAGGCCATCGCCGCCGACACCTCCACGATTCGCTCCCTCGACTGGGATCGCAGCCGCTTCGACATTGAATTCGGCCTGCGCAACGGCACCACCTACAACGCCTTCCTGGTGCGGGGAGAACGCACCGCCCTGATCGACACCAGCCACGCCAAGTTCCGCGACACCTGGATCCCGCTGCTCAAGGAGCAGATCGATCCAACCACGATCGATGTGTTGATCGTGAGCCACACCGAACCCGACCACTCCGGATTGATCGGTGACCTGATCGATCTCAATCCCGAGATCGAAATCGTGGGATCGAAGGTGGCGCTGCAGTTCCTCAAGGACCAGGTGCACAGGCCGTTCAAATCTCGTGCGGTGAAGTCAGGCGAGGAATTGGATCTCGGCACCAACCCCGACAGCGGCATCCAGCACCGCTTCGAATTCCTCAGTGCTCCAAACCTGCACTGGCCGGACACGATCTTTTCCTTCGATCACGGCACAGGCATCCTCTACACCTGCGATGCCTTCGGCCTCCACTACTGCTCCGAGGACGTCTTCGACGCCGACCCCGGCGCCATCGCCCCTGATTTCCGCTTCTATTACGACTGCCTGATGGGCCCGAATGCCCGCAGCGTGCTGCAGGCCCTCAAGCGCATGGATGGCCTACCAGAGATCAACACCATCGCCGTTGGACACGGGCCGCTGTTGCGGCATCACCTCAGCCACTGGATCAGCGACTACCGCGAGTGGAGCGGCCAGCGCAGTAAAGGCGAGAGCTATGCCGCCGTCTGTTACCTGAGCCAGTATGGCTTCTCCGATCGGATCAGCCAGGCCATTGCCCACGGCATCGGCAAAGCTGATTCCCAGGTGCAGCTGGTGGATCTGCGGGCCACCGACCCCCAGGAACTCACCGCCCTGGTGGGCGATGCCAAAGCTGTTGTGGTGCCGACCTGGCCCGCGGAACCGGAACCGGATCTCCAGGCCTCAATCGGAACCCTGCTGGCGGCCCTGCATCCCAAACAACTGGTGGGGGTTTACGACGCCTTCGGGGGCAACGACGAACCGATCGACGCCGTCGCAGATCAATTGCGCAGCCAGGGCCAGAAGCAAGCCTTCAGCCCATTGCGAATCAAACAGCTGCCCCAGGGCAGCGACTACCAACGCTGTGAGGAGTCGGGCACCGACCTCGGCCAGCTGTTGACCAAAGAGAAGACGATCGCGGCGATGAAAAGTCTCGATGGCGACCTCGACAAGGCCCTGGGTCGCATTAGCGGTGGCCTTTATGTGGTGACCGCCAGCCAGGGAGAGGGCGAATCGCAACGCCGTAGCGCCATGGTGGCCAGCTGGGTGAGCCAGGCCAGCTTCACCCCCCCGGGCCTCACCATCGCCGTCGCCAAAGACCGTGCGATCGAAGCCCTGATGCAGGTTGGCGACCGGTTCGTGCTGAATGTTCTACGGCAGGACAACCACCAACAGCTGATGCGCCATTTCCTCAAGCGCTTCCCCCCTGGTGCCGATCGTTTCGCGGGGGTGAACGTGCTGGAGGGAACCGCCGATGGCGGCCCGGTTCTCGCCGATTCTCTGGCGTTTCTTGGCTGCCGGGTGGAGCAACGGATGGAAGGCCCCGATCACTGGATCATCTATGCCGTGGTGGAGCAGGGCAACGTGGCCGATGCCGAGGCCAGCACGGCGGTGCACCACCGCAAAGTGGGGAACCACTACTGA